The following are from one region of the Silene latifolia isolate original U9 population chromosome 9, ASM4854445v1, whole genome shotgun sequence genome:
- the LOC141601891 gene encoding uncharacterized protein LOC141601891: MDGKHNKYPMFKGDNYSWWKHRMEHYVKSTDYECWVIIQKGPLAITVTDSDGNNVVKSEDSYVEVDYRKVEKNSKAIGEQDINRISGCTSTKEIWDTLNLAYEGTSQVKKHRIDLLMQQYEIFNMIKDESINFISSRFSSIVNELKGQGREF; the protein is encoded by the coding sequence ATGGACGGGAAACATAATAAGTACCCTATGTTCAAAGGGGATAACTACTCCTGGTGGAAGCACCGTATGGAACACTACGTCAAAAGTACGGATTATGAGTGTTGGGTCattattcaaaagggtccccttgcTATAACGGTTACTGACTCTGATGGGAACAATGTCGTAAAAAGTGAGGACAGTTATGTTGAGGTTGACTATCGTAAAGTCGAGAAAAATTCTAAAGCCATCGGTGAACAAGATATCAATCGCATCTCCGGATGTACCTCGactaaagagatttgggacaccttAAACCTTGCATATGAAGGAACGTCTCAAGTCAAGAAgcatcgtattgaccttctcatgcaacaatatgagatatTCAATATGATAAAAGACGAGTCAATCAATTTTATTTcttctcgcttttctagtattgtcaatgaactTAAAGGTCAAGGTAGAGAGTTCTAA
- the LOC141601892 gene encoding protein FAR1-RELATED SEQUENCE 6-like, translated as MTRHTQKQLDRDDDCTLPQLATSLKLEAHASKVYNNSAFADFQVEASASICSLSVGGFTPPANGIELIVISDARTQNTYQVVYNSLTNDAECSYKLFNRKGIISRHIIWVYSGKQVHTLPDKYILMRWTKNAHKIPLYGPHGELIEDFDATDLRKKEMCKLWSEFYATISVLKNVSMKDITDLVDTLKQFRAKLNPQSESMTKEQELEMLLGCSSSTEVRILPPRQAKNKGSRKRMISKKQQCIAKAEKPKRLCRNCKQMAHHDKRNCPNAFVPDADNKVCSP; from the exons ATGACG CGTCATACTCAAAAACAACTTGATAGAGACGATGATTGTACTCTTCCACAATTAGCAACTTCTCTTAAGTTGGAAGCTCATGCTTCCAAGGTTTATAATAATTCTGCTTTCGCAGATTTTCAAGTAGAAGCTTCTGCTTCTATTTGTTCCCTTAGTGTTGGTGGCTTCACACCACCTGCAAACGGTATAGAGTTAATTGTTATTTCTGATGCCAGAACGCAGAACACCTACCAAGTTGTCTACAATTCTCTAACCAATGATGCTGAATGTTCTTACAAGTTGTTCAACAGGAAGGGTATTATTTCTAGACACATTATCTGGGTTTACTCTGGAAAACAAGTACACACTTTGCCCGATAAATACATTCTTATGCGGTGGACCAAGAATGCACACAAGATCCCTCTTTATGGTCCACATGGTGAGTTAATTGAGGATTTTGATGCCACTGATTTAAGAAAGAAGGAAATGTGCAAGTTATGGTCAGAGTTCTACGCGACCATCAGTGTGCTCAAGAATGTGTCTATGAAGGACATCACTGATCTTGTTGACACACTTAAACAATTTAGGGCGAAACTCAATCCGCAATCAGAGTCAATGACCAAAGAGCAGGAGTTGGAGATGCTTCTTGGGTGCAGTTCCTCAACTGAGGTGAGGATTCTACCACCTCGTCAGGCAAAGAACAAGGGTAGCAGGAAGAGAATGATCTCCAAAAAGCAACAATGCATAGCTAAAGCGGAGAAGCCTAAAAGGCTTTGCCGTAATTGCAAACAAATGGCTCACCATGATAAACGTAACTGTCCTAATGCTTTTGTACCAGATGCTGACAATAAGGTATGTTCACCATGA